The genome window CCTTTCAGGAATCCTAGCCGTCGTTGCAGCGGGCGTTGTTCATAGTATCCTCTATGATCGAATGCGGCTTACATCTACTAAAGTACAAATGTCTACTACTACTATCTGGAATATCATTAGCGATGCGTTAAACGGGTTAGTATTTGTCCTTTTAGGGGTGATGCTTCCGCAGGTACTTGGAAGGACTTCTTGGCAAAATCTGGGTGCAATCGTTGCCTTAGCCTTTGCTATCTATATTATTACAACCCTCTTAAGATTTTTATGGGTCCGGTTTAAGTTCGTCAACATTCAATCGACTAACCTTAACCGTGATAGTCTCTTAATGGCGTTAGGAGGAATTCACGGAACGATCACTCTGGCATTAGCATTCTCGTTGCCAGTACTGATTAATAACCATCAATTTGCTTTCCGTAATTCAATGATCCTGATTGCCGCAATTGTTATTTTGATTAGTATTGCTGTCGGCGCAATTGGGTATCCAATTATTTTACCGCCTAAATCTAAGAGCTATTCGAAGAGTGAATTTCAAAAAGAACTTATTAAAACAGTTCAATATGCTATTAATGAGCTACGGACTTCAGAAAAATATTCACCAGAAAAAGCGGCTGTTATTGACCAATTGAGTAGTCAAATGACGCAATACCATGAATTCAATCGCAACGTTTATAGTCAATTAATGGGTAAAGCTCATCAAATTGAATTGGCTACCTTAGACCGCCTTAACGAAGAAGGCCGAATCTCTGACAAGGAGGCCAAATTCCTCGTTAATTTTGTTACACGGTCGATTTTCCGCGTAAATAAACACAGCTTTCTTGAATTATGGGTCATCTTATGGCACCGGTTAAAATGGCGTTTTATTCGCTACCGCCATCTCAAAAAAGGCTCCCGCTACAATGTGGGGCCAAAATATCAATTAACCAAGGAACAGCGCACTGAAACAGCGGAGATCCTAGAAATAATTAATCGTGAAATCGATAAATACCTTCATTCGATTGAAACTCCACAGAACGCGAATGAAGTTGCCATGGTACGACGGACGTACTTCCAACGAAAACGATTCTTCCTGCACGATATTTCGATGGATACCGACCTCATTACTTCTTTATTTATTGAGGCATTTCAGCTTGAGCACAGTTATGTTCAAATGCAACTTGCTGATGACCAATTTTCACAAGAATTGGCAAACGCATTAAACGAACAGATCTCGACTGATGAATTGGTTTACACTCAATCATTAGACTAAAAAAGGAAATTGCTGCAAAATCTTGCAAAGCAATTTCCTTTTTATGTTTAAAGAAATGTAAGTAAAAACGCAATCAATGCTGGTAAAAATTGAATTAGAATAATTTTTTTGGTTGCAGTAAGTGCACCAAATAATGCAACAACCATCACAAAAACCAAGAGCATTTGCCATACTAATACTAAGGTTGCCCCACTAAATAACCAGTAACTGGCGATGATAGCTGCTCCTAAGGCTCCGTTATAAATACCCTGGTTAGCGAATGAAACCCGGGCTTCATGCTGTTGCGTAAACTTAAGCGGTAAGTCAAACGCCTTGGCTTGCTGTGCCGGGTTACCAAAGATTTCTAAGGCCATAATCCCTAAATGTTCGATTGCAACAAACATCGTAACAATAATTGCAAGCATCTTTTTCCTCCAACTATTTAATATAGTGATCTAAAAATCTTGTCAAATGGCGGCGATATTCGCTGGGATGGGTCGCATACGACTTTGCGTGCGCTGCCCCTGGTACTACCCACAATTCTTTGCTTCCCTCTGTTGCACGGTAATTACGATAAACCATTTCAGTTGGAACAAAATTATCTTTTGCTCCATGGATAAATAGCATTGGGCGATGATTATGATGCAACATATTTAAGGAGCTAGCTTCATGAATGTAAAAACCATTCTTCACCCGATTAATTAAACTCATCGTACTTATTAATGGCACCCGTAAAAACTTCGGAATCCCATATAAATTACCAGCTTCATAATTTAATTCATCATTAAGGCTCGTATATCCACAATCTTCGACAAATGCTTTTACTTGTGGGGGAAGGTTAATGCCACTAGTCATCATTGTTGTCGCACCACCCATGCTGACCCCAAACAAGACTACTTGGCTATCTTCCCCATTATGCCGAATAAGTTTATTAATCCATTTGCGAATATCATAACGCTCTGGCCATCCATAGCCAATGTATTTTCCTTGGCTTTGACCATGAGCACGCGCATCTGGCATTAGAACATTATACCCCATCTGATGGAAAAGCGCGGCATATTCGCCCATCTTCTCCTTGTCACCCATAAAACCATGGGCAATTACCACATTTTTAGTTGTTGATTTAGCAGCAGGGATGTAATCAGCAACTAGTTTATAATTTCCACTAGCCGATTTCATTGTCCATTTTTCTTTTTTAGCATGCTTAAACCACATTTTCTGCTCATACAATGGATCATTTCGTGAGATTTTAGTTGAATTATTAATAAAATCCTTATGCCCCGGTACCATTGCCACCGAGAAAAAATAGCTACTAGCGGCAAAGATTGCCACTGCAATTACGACTACAATTCCAATGAGCCATCGCCAAGGATGCCACTGTTTTTTTTTGTCTTTGTTCTCAAAATAATTAACCCCATGTCGTATTATTTAATCAATGCGCCTAGTTTAGCACACTTTCTGTTATTTTGCATATTCTTTTCATTCAAAATCGTGATGCTAATGTTAAAATAGATAATGATATATTAAGGGAGTGAAATAATGTTTCCAGAACGCCTACGAGCACTTCGCAAAGGACAAAAGATAACCTTAAAGGAGCTTGCTACCCACCTCAATGAAAACCTTGGCCCCAATGAAAAGCCAAACACTGCTTCACAAATCGGTAACTGGGAACGCGGTATTCGGACCCCGTCATACGTTGAAGCACGAAAACTAGCCGAGTTCTTTGATGTCAGTCTGGACTATCTTACCGGAAAAACTGATCGTGATGATTTTGACTTAGCAAAATTATTTTTCTCTAGTAAGAACCTGTCGTTTAATCAAACTGTACTTTCAAGTGATGATCGATATGAAATTTTTCAACTAATTGATGGTTACTTAAAGGGACGGCATAATCGCCGGGATACAGACACCTTCTATGGTAAGCAAGAGCAACTAGATTTAAAACTTAAATAAGGAGTTTGTGATGAATCCTAAAAAATTAAAGCAGCTAAAAAAGCGGGTAAAAAAAGCTCATCAAATTGTTAATGAGCCTTCCTATATTCAAGAACTAAATACTTACCGTGACCTATTCGATGACTTTCCTCCTGTAAAATACCTCATTAATAATGTTTTAGAAAGTGATCGACTACTCAAAAACGGCTTATTGCCACACCCTCTACCAAAATTATTATTGCCGGATAACATTCAAGATACCATTTTCAAAAAGGTTAATAAACAGTTCCCCCAAGGTGATCCACGCGGTGATAAACTTTGGAACAAATATAGTGAGGCGTTGCCAAAATTGGATAAGGCGTTGCGCAACTATCGTGATTATCTCGAAGAAACATACGGAATGTGGTCATACGTCAATGCACCTTTTGCCAAAGCACTTTCTGATTATTTAGGCGGGGCGCCGACACTGGAGATTATGGCCGGTAATGGTTATATTTCTAAGGGATTACGCAATAACAATGCCACCCAAAAGATTTATACTACCGATAGTCAGGCATGGATAAAAGAAAACGAAACGGGCAAACACCCTGTCACTAAGATTGAGAAGTTGGACGCTCTAGAAGCAATCAAAAAATACGGTGACGAGGTCGAATATGTCATTATGTCATGGGCTCCCGATAAGGGTGAAATTGACTGGGATGTCCTGCAACTTCTTCGTTCAACATACCCCGAAGTCAAATTATTAGTTATTGGCGAAAAAGATGGCGCAACTAACTCTAAAAAATTCTGGCAAGAGGCACAATTGAGTCAAGACGATGAATTACAGAAAGTTAATGCTAACTTGCACTCGTTTGACTTGATTGATGAACAGATTTATCTAGCGAAATAAAAGAAGTTGAGGTTAAAAGAGAACAAAAGCTTTCTCTTAACCTCAACTTTTTATTTAATCAATTTTAGCCACTAATTTTCCGACTACTTCATGATTTTTAATCGCTGTTAAGCCATCAATAATTTGATCAAACGGAATCACCTTCTCAATCAAAGGCTTTACATCCCCATTAGCTATTAATTTTAACATTTCCGCATTCATTCGGCCTAAATCAGCCTGCTGATATGGATTACCACTGAGATGCGCCCCACCAAGATTAACGACATCCATCCCTAGACCGCGATCAAACATTGGAACATTATCAAGTGAAGGAACGTCAACAATCGTTACTAAGCGTCCATTGTAAGCTAGCCGTCGCAAATCAAGTTCTGCTTCTTTTTTGCCTACCGTATCAATGATCAAATCAACGCCAAGCCCATCGGTGAGAGCGGCTAACTCTTTATCCACATCTTCAGTTTGATAGTTGATGATTGCATCTGGAGCGAGCTGCTTTACGTAGTTACATTTACTAGATGAAACAGTTGTAAATACCTTACAGCCATGAAGTTTAGCAAGTTGAATAGCGATACTGCCAACGCCACCCGCACCAGCATGAACCAACACGGTATTAACATTGGAAAAATTAGCTTTGCGTTCTATTGCTTCATAAGCTGTTAAAGCCCCACATAAAGCACTAGCAGCAACTTCATAGGAAACAGAATCCGGAATCTTAGCTAATTCATAAGTCGGGGCAGTCACATATTCGGCGAAACAACCATTTTTCGTTAAATCACCATGTCCAGATACTCGGTCACCAACATGCCAATTCGTAACTCCTTGACCGACACTAACAATCTCCCCAGCAACGTCCAATCCAAGGATATGCGGATACTGCCAAGCACTAACGCCGCCTTCAACGATTTTATAGTCGACCGGATTAAGCCCAGCAGCATGCACTTTGATTAAGACTTCATGTTCAGCTGGCGTAGGAACCGAGACTTCCGCAAAATTCAAATCTTGCAATGAACGATCTGCTGCTTTTTCGACTACTAAGGCTTTCATTTTTTCGCTCTCCTTAATTTTATAACAATTATTATAGCACTTTGCCTAAGCATTCTTCATGGCCATCTTATTAAGGTAGTGCCAAATTTGCGAACGATATTTCCGTAATCCGAATAACATCACAAGATAAATGATAATTGCTAGTGAAATCCAAACAGGACTTTCTGATATAAAGGCAGCAAAAACCAATGCATTCAATGGGCGTGCTACTAAGTTAAAGCTTGTTACCAAGACCACCCCGGTTGGAATTGCAACGCCATAGTGGGCCACTGCTGCAGTATAGACCGGACTGAGCCAACTAGCCGCATATAAACCTAAACTAAACCACACAATTCCCGTCGCAATTACTTTTAAGATATTTCCACGAGTTACCGCGACAATTGATTCAATCATGTACGGAATTGCAATTAAATCAACTACCGGAAGGGTCTTATTGCCAGGAAGGATAAAAGCAATTAAAACCATAATCGGGATTAAAATGATTCCTGAAATTAAAGTTGCTGATTCCCCATAGCCGACCCCATCATCCACTGCTAGGAACCACCGCTTTTTATCATAACGGCTATTTTTATTTTCGCCATGCCGTTTCTTCTGCTGTTCATCAATTTCAGTCGCGATGGGAATAAATGCCTTTGCGAATACGTTTGTAACCAGGGGAAAGATCGCCATAA of Limosilactobacillus reuteri subsp. reuteri contains these proteins:
- a CDS encoding cation:proton antiporter; translation: MEMILGIVLLLTAVVAANVVHLVYPKIPLSIYQIIAGILLASLPTEATNFTMHPELFMMVIIAPLMFNDGQNQSFRYLSSNIKSILSMTVGLALVTVLITGSFLHWLQPATFSLALAFMLAAIVTPTDAVAVKSITTNMKVPKNVNGALEYESLFNDASGIVLLDLALETYRSGQFSLGHGIWIFVYVFFGGIIFGAVLGSLLISLRISLMRKHVDIGSIVIPINVMTPIVVYWLAEELHLSGILAVVAAGVVHSILYDRMRLTSTKVQMSTTTIWNIISDALNGLVFVLLGVMLPQVLGRTSWQNLGAIVALAFAIYIITTLLRFLWVRFKFVNIQSTNLNRDSLLMALGGIHGTITLALAFSLPVLINNHQFAFRNSMILIAAIVILISIAVGAIGYPIILPPKSKSYSKSEFQKELIKTVQYAINELRTSEKYSPEKAAVIDQLSSQMTQYHEFNRNVYSQLMGKAHQIELATLDRLNEEGRISDKEAKFLVNFVTRSIFRVNKHSFLELWVILWHRLKWRFIRYRHLKKGSRYNVGPKYQLTKEQRTETAEILEIINREIDKYLHSIETPQNANEVAMVRRTYFQRKRFFLHDISMDTDLITSLFIEAFQLEHSYVQMQLADDQFSQELANALNEQISTDELVYTQSLD
- a CDS encoding DUF1304 domain-containing protein → MLAIIVTMFVAIEHLGIMALEIFGNPAQQAKAFDLPLKFTQQHEARVSFANQGIYNGALGAAIIASYWLFSGATLVLVWQMLLVFVMVVALFGALTATKKIILIQFLPALIAFLLTFL
- a CDS encoding alpha/beta hydrolase; the protein is MAIFAASSYFFSVAMVPGHKDFINNSTKISRNDPLYEQKMWFKHAKKEKWTMKSASGNYKLVADYIPAAKSTTKNVVIAHGFMGDKEKMGEYAALFHQMGYNVLMPDARAHGQSQGKYIGYGWPERYDIRKWINKLIRHNGEDSQVVLFGVSMGGATTMMTSGINLPPQVKAFVEDCGYTSLNDELNYEAGNLYGIPKFLRVPLISTMSLINRVKNGFYIHEASSLNMLHHNHRPMLFIHGAKDNFVPTEMVYRNYRATEGSKELWVVPGAAHAKSYATHPSEYRRHLTRFLDHYIK
- a CDS encoding helix-turn-helix domain-containing protein produces the protein MFPERLRALRKGQKITLKELATHLNENLGPNEKPNTASQIGNWERGIRTPSYVEARKLAEFFDVSLDYLTGKTDRDDFDLAKLFFSSKNLSFNQTVLSSDDRYEIFQLIDGYLKGRHNRRDTDTFYGKQEQLDLKLK
- a CDS encoding zinc-binding dehydrogenase; this encodes MKALVVEKAADRSLQDLNFAEVSVPTPAEHEVLIKVHAAGLNPVDYKIVEGGVSAWQYPHILGLDVAGEIVSVGQGVTNWHVGDRVSGHGDLTKNGCFAEYVTAPTYELAKIPDSVSYEVAASALCGALTAYEAIERKANFSNVNTVLVHAGAGGVGSIAIQLAKLHGCKVFTTVSSSKCNYVKQLAPDAIINYQTEDVDKELAALTDGLGVDLIIDTVGKKEAELDLRRLAYNGRLVTIVDVPSLDNVPMFDRGLGMDVVNLGGAHLSGNPYQQADLGRMNAEMLKLIANGDVKPLIEKVIPFDQIIDGLTAIKNHEVVGKLVAKID